Within the Chryseobacterium geocarposphaerae genome, the region TTCTATAGAACCATCAATAATTGAATCAATAATCGCTCTTGTATCCTTTAAAGAAATTCTCTTTCCGGTACCATTCCAACCTGTATTTACCAGGTAAGCTTTTGCGCCATGCTCTTTCATTTTCCCGATCAATGTTTTTGAATACATTGTCGGATGTAATGTTAAAAATGCTTCACCAAATGCTGGAGAAAAAGATGGTTCCGGCTCAGTAATTCCTCTTTCAGTTCCTGCCAATTTTGAGGTATATCCGCAAAGGAAGTGATATTGGGCCTGGTCTTCATTCAAAACAGAAACCGGAGGCAATACCCCAAATGCGTCTGCAGAAAGGTAAACAATCTTTTTTGCATGTCCTGCTTTTGAAGGCAACACAATTTTATTGATATGATAAATCGGATAAGAAACCCTTGTATTCTCAGTGATAGATCCGTCTGTATAATCAGCAACACCATTATTTACTACAACATTCTCCAATAATGCATCTCTTTTAATGGCAGCGAAAATGTCCGGTTCTTTTTCAGCAGAAAGATCAATTACTTTTGCATAACAGCCTCCTTCATAGTTGAACACTCCATTGTTATCCCAACCATGCTCATCATCACCGATTAAGTATCTTTTCGGATCTGCGGATAAAGTCGTTTTTCCTGTTCCTGAAAGTCCGAAGAAAAGAGCAACATCCCCTTCTTCTCCTACGTTCGCAGAACAGTGCATAGAAGCCATACCTTTTAACGGAAGATAGTAGTTCATCATAGCGAACATTCCTTTTTTCATTTCCCCGCCGTACCAAGTACCTCCAATGATCTGAAGTTTTTCAGTAAGGTTGAACATCACAAAGTTTTCGGAATTCAATCCCTGAGCTTCCCAGTTTGGATTGGTAGTTTTAGAACCGTTGATTACAGTGAAATCCGGCTCTCCAAAGTTTTCCAGCTCGTAATGCGAAGGACGAATAAACATGTTAGTAACAAAATGTGCCTGCCACGCTACTTCAACAATGAACCTTACTTTTAATCTCGTATCTGCGTTTGTTCCACAGAAAGCATCTACTACATAGATCTTTTTTGCATCAGAAAGTTGGTTCAGCACTAAATCTTTACAAGATTTAAAGATTTCCAGCGTAGTTGGTAAGTTAACTTTACCATCCCAGAAAATTGTTTCT harbors:
- the pckA gene encoding phosphoenolpyruvate carboxykinase (ATP) — protein: MKNAKIIQDLEKLGIKGDYQVIYNPSYEELYQAEVSPENQGFEKAELTESGAVSVKTGIFTGRSPKDRYIVQDDVTRETIFWDGKVNLPTTLEIFKSCKDLVLNQLSDAKKIYVVDAFCGTNADTRLKVRFIVEVAWQAHFVTNMFIRPSHYELENFGEPDFTVINGSKTTNPNWEAQGLNSENFVMFNLTEKLQIIGGTWYGGEMKKGMFAMMNYYLPLKGMASMHCSANVGEEGDVALFFGLSGTGKTTLSADPKRYLIGDDEHGWDNNGVFNYEGGCYAKVIDLSAEKEPDIFAAIKRDALLENVVVNNGVADYTDGSITENTRVSYPIYHINKIVLPSKAGHAKKIVYLSADAFGVLPPVSVLNEDQAQYHFLCGYTSKLAGTERGITEPEPSFSPAFGEAFLTLHPTMYSKTLIGKMKEHGAKAYLVNTGWNGTGKRISLKDTRAIIDSIIDGSIENAPKAMVPIMNLEIPTTLPNVSEGILDPRDTYSNVSEWEEKAKDLAARYIKNFEQYCNTEEGKKLIPSGPQLQEQTTN